The Syntrophales bacterium genome contains the following window.
ATCTTGTGCGCGAATCTATACGGAGATACGTCGCTGTCGAAAAATTTCGCGCCCTTCGTAAAAAGGCCTTACCTTTTGCTGAAGCGCAGGGTTTTTTAACCGATGAGGACG
Protein-coding sequences here:
- a CDS encoding ribbon-helix-helix protein, CopG family; the protein is MNTITIRLPNELRSDLQKLSQEQNKPVSDLVRESIRRYVAVEKFRALRKKALPFAEAQGFLTDEDVFRAIS